The DNA window GTGGATGCGCGGGGTGAGTCGGCCGCCGTGACCACGACGCGGCGGAGGTGTGCGTGGGTCCTGCCAGGCGCTGGACCCAGACCTTCGCGCGGCTTCGGCGTGACTACTTCCCGGTGAAGGTCGCTTTGCCCTTCTCCAGGAAGGCCTTCATGCCGGCCTTCTGATCCTCGCTCCCGAACAGCGTGGCGAACGCCTGCGCCTCCAGCTCGTTGGCGCTGACGAGATCGGTGCCTTCGCCGCGGAGGATGACCCGCTTGGCCGCGGCCACGGCGAGGGGGCCGCGGCTGGCGATCTTGAGGGCGATGTCGCGCACGCGGGAGAGCAGGTCGGCGGCCGGGTGGACAGCGTTGACGAGGCCGAGGGCGTGGGCCTGCTCGGCGGTGATCATGTCGCCGGTGTAGATGAGCTCGCGAGCGCGGCCCGGGCCGATGCGCCGGGTGAGCCGCTGGGTGCCACCGAAGCCCGGGATGACGCCGAGGTTGACCTCGGGCTGGCCGAGCTTGGCGCCCTCCGCCGCGTGGATGAAGTCGCAGGCGAGGGCCAGCTCGCAGCCGCCGCCGAGGGCGGCGCCGTTCACCGCGGCGATGACCGGGAAGGGCGCGTCTTCGATCAGAGCGCAGAGGCGGTGGCCGAGCTCGGCGAAGCGCCGCGCCTCGACGCTGTTCATGGCGGCCATCTCGGCGATGTCCGCGCCAGCGACGAAGGCGCGGCCGGCGCCGGTGAGCACGGCGGCGCGGACCTCGGACGGTGCAGGCGCGTCGATGAGCGCCTGGAAGGCCTGGGTGAGCTCGCGAAGGACCGTCGGGTTGAGGGCGTTCAGCTTGTCAGGGCGCTGGATGGTCACGATGGCGAGGTGGCCGTCGCGCTCGACCGTGACGAGAGAGGTGGTGGACATCGTTGGTTCTCCTCGGAAACGGGGGTGGGCAGGGGTGCTCAGACGGCGCGGCCGGTGCGCTGGCCCTTGGCGTCGTAAATGTAGAAGCCGCGGCCCGTCTTGCGGCCGTACCACCCGGCGGCGACGAGGTTCCGGAGGAGCACGGGGGGGCGGTACTTGGAGTCACCCAGCTCCCGGTGGAGGACCTCGGCGATGGCGAGCACGGTGTCCAGGCCGATGAGGTCCGCGAGTTCGAGGGGGCCCATGGGGTGGTTGAGGCCGAGGCGCGCGCCGGCGTCGATGTCTTCAGGCTCGCCGATGCCTTCCTGGAGGACGAAGCAGGCCTCGTTGAGGAACGGGATGAGCATGCGGTTCACGATGAAGCCGGGCTGGTCCTTCGAGACGATGACCGTCTTGCCGAGCCGCTCCGAGAGGGCGCGGACGGTCGTGTAGGTGGCTTCGGAGGTCTGCACGCCGCGGACGATCTCCACGAGCTTCATGAGGGGAACGGGGTTCATGAAGTGCATGCCGATCACGAGATCGGGGCGCTTGGTGGCACCGGCGAGGCGGGTGATCGAGATCGAGGAGGTGTTGGAGGCCAGGATGGCGCCCGCCGGGAGGGCCGCGTCGGCGCGTCGGAAGAGGTCGAGCTTGAGATCGACGTTCTCGGTGGCCGCTTCGACCGCCATGTCCGTCGTCGCGAGATCCTCCATGCCGCCGGCAGGCGTGATGCGGTCGAGGAGATCCTGACGCGCCTCCGCCGTCATCTTTCCCTTGTCTACCTGCTTGCCCAGGATGGACGCGATCTGGCCCTTGCCAGACTCCGCCACGTCCCGGCTCACATCACAGAGGAGCACTTCCAGCCCGGCGGAAGCCGCCACCTGGGCGATGCCCCGCCCCATCTGCCCCGCCCCGATGACCCCGAGCCGCCTGATCGTCGTTTCCATGGCGGGGCCTGATAGCCGAACCAGGGCCCGCCGTGAACCGCCGGACGGCGGACGGCTCCCGAGCCTTGAAACCGCGACAGGGAGGGGGCTATCTTCGCTGCCCCAGTGGAAGCTCACGATGTCGGCGGGCGCCGCACGAGGGCGTCGACCCAGCGGTCCAAAGCGAGCCGACGTGTGCTGACGCCGGGGCGGGCAGTGGATGGTTCTGGGCTGAGCGTGGTCGCGATTTCCGCCGACCGTCGTGCTGGTGTGCGCGGCGGTGCAGCGGGGCCGGAGAAATGATGAGCGTTGAGACGATTCGCATGGCGCTCGGGCGCCTGCAGGACGAGCCGGAAAACGATGCTGCCTGGAAGGAGCTCGAGGACGCCGTCACGGCCCCGGGCGTGAGCGAGACCGACGTGGAGCGGCTTCTCGGCGCAGCACGGGCCAAGCACGAGCAGCGCCGCGAGTGGGGCGCTGTCGCACGGATGCTCGAGCTGGAGATCGCGCTGTCCTCCGGTGGCGCCGTGGAAGCGCCGATGCAGGCGGAGCTCGCGCGGATCTACAGCGAGGAGCTGATCGACGTCGATCACGCCGACGCCGCCTACAAGCGCCTGCTCGAGCTGCGTCCAGGCGACACGACCGCGACGGAGGCCCTGGAGGGCTCCGACGTGAAGCGCGAGAAGTGGCGCGAGCTGATGGAGCGCTACGTGAGCGAGGCCGAGGCGGCGACCGACGACGCCTTCCGGAGCATGCTCTACACGAGCGCTGCCGACGTGGCCTACCGCTACGGCCGGGACGAGGCGGCGGAGAAGGTGCGCTCGTACCTGGAGGAGGCCCTCGACCGCGACCGGAAGAACCGGCGCGCGACGGCGCTCGCGGAGCTGGCCTTCGCGGCGTCGGGCGAGTGGGAGATGGTCGCCCGGGTCCAGGGCATCGTGCTCTCCGAGGGGCAGCAGAAGGAGGACCGGGTCGCCGCCGGGTTGCGCGCCGGGCGCACGCTCGCGAAGCGGCTGAGCGATCAGCCGCGGGCGGTGGCGATCTACAAGCAGGTGCTCGATCTGGCCCCGGGTCAGGCGGAGGCGATGTCGTTCCTCGCCGAGGCTTACTCGGAGGCGTGCGACTGGGACCGGCTCGTCGCGCTGTACGAGGACCAGCTCCGCGGCGGCGGCGTGAAGTCCGGCGAGGAGCTGGGCATGCTGGTGCAGATCGCGATGGTGCACTGGCGGATGCGGGAGCAGCCGGAGGCGGCCGAGCCCTACTTCGACCGGGTGCGCCGGGCGGATCCGACCCACGAGGGGATGATCGGCTTCTTCCGCGAGCTGTGCCAGGAGCGCGGTGACACGGGACGGCTGAGCACCATCCTCACCGACGCGCAGCGGGCGCTGCCCGAAGGACCGCAGCGCAGGGCGCTCGCGACGGAGATTGCGCGGATCGCCGAGTCCACGGAGAACGCGGCGAAAGCGATCGA is part of the Chondromyces crocatus genome and encodes:
- a CDS encoding enoyl-CoA hydratase/isomerase family protein, with product MSTTSLVTVERDGHLAIVTIQRPDKLNALNPTVLRELTQAFQALIDAPAPSEVRAAVLTGAGRAFVAGADIAEMAAMNSVEARRFAELGHRLCALIEDAPFPVIAAVNGAALGGGCELALACDFIHAAEGAKLGQPEVNLGVIPGFGGTQRLTRRIGPGRARELIYTGDMITAEQAHALGLVNAVHPAADLLSRVRDIALKIASRGPLAVAAAKRVILRGEGTDLVSANELEAQAFATLFGSEDQKAGMKAFLEKGKATFTGK
- a CDS encoding 3-hydroxyacyl-CoA dehydrogenase family protein, which translates into the protein METTIRRLGVIGAGQMGRGIAQVAASAGLEVLLCDVSRDVAESGKGQIASILGKQVDKGKMTAEARQDLLDRITPAGGMEDLATTDMAVEAATENVDLKLDLFRRADAALPAGAILASNTSSISITRLAGATKRPDLVIGMHFMNPVPLMKLVEIVRGVQTSEATYTTVRALSERLGKTVIVSKDQPGFIVNRMLIPFLNEACFVLQEGIGEPEDIDAGARLGLNHPMGPLELADLIGLDTVLAIAEVLHRELGDSKYRPPVLLRNLVAAGWYGRKTGRGFYIYDAKGQRTGRAV